From the genome of Geminocystis herdmanii PCC 6308, one region includes:
- a CDS encoding MgPME-cyclase complex family protein codes for MTTYYYLVASEKFLTSDSENLHEILDEKHRDYQEKNKEIDFWFIKQPAFLDAPELKEVKGKCPQPAAAVVSLNKQWITFLKLRLEYVITGEFNAPSDTIPDAIASLALTV; via the coding sequence ATGACTACTTATTATTATCTTGTGGCTAGTGAAAAATTTTTGACCAGTGATAGTGAAAACTTACACGAAATCTTAGATGAAAAACATCGTGATTATCAAGAAAAAAATAAAGAAATAGACTTTTGGTTCATCAAACAACCAGCTTTTTTAGATGCACCAGAATTAAAAGAGGTTAAAGGGAAATGTCCTCAACCTGCCGCCGCCGTAGTTTCCTTAAATAAACAGTGGATTACTTTCCTAAAATTGCGCTTAGAATATGTCATCACTGGAGAATTTAACGCTCCTTCTGATACTATTCCCGATGCGATCGCATCTTTAGCTCTCACGGTATAG
- the serA gene encoding phosphoglycerate dehydrogenase: MAKVLVSDPVDEAGIKILSQVAQVDVKTGLSPTELAGIIGDYDALMIRSGTQVTAEVIEAATQLKIIGRAGVGVDNVDVPSATRKGIVVVNSPEGNTIAAAEHALAMMMSLSRYIPDANQSVKAKKWDRKSYMGTEIYKKTLGVVGLGKIGSHVAKVAKAMGMKILAYDPFISQERANQLGCTLVDLDMIFSESDYITLHVPKTKETANLINEQSLSKMKPTTRIINCSRGGIIDEDALYEALAKGQIAGAALDVFSSEPLGESKLRDLGSNVVLTPHLGASTAEAQVNVAIDVAEQIRDVLLGLPARSAVNIPGLSPDVMEKLRPYMRLAETLGNLVGQLAGDRVESFNVKLEGELAENSSQPLVTAAIKGLLSKALRERVNYVNAAIEAKERGIHVIDSRDATIKDYSNSIYLEATGTKGTHSVRGALLNDGEIRITNLNAYPVNVPPNNYMLFTLHRDMPGIIGRIGSLLGNFNVNIASMQVGRTIVRGDAVMVLTIDDPLPEGILDEILKVEGVTDAYTVSL, translated from the coding sequence ATGGCAAAAGTATTAGTATCTGATCCTGTGGACGAAGCAGGAATTAAAATTCTTTCTCAAGTAGCACAAGTTGACGTAAAAACAGGATTATCCCCCACAGAATTAGCAGGAATTATCGGTGATTACGATGCTTTAATGATTCGATCGGGTACACAAGTAACCGCAGAAGTTATCGAAGCGGCTACCCAACTTAAAATTATTGGTCGTGCTGGTGTAGGGGTGGATAATGTGGATGTACCAAGTGCCACCCGTAAAGGGATTGTGGTTGTAAACTCCCCTGAAGGAAATACGATCGCCGCCGCCGAACACGCTTTAGCCATGATGATGTCTCTTTCTCGCTACATTCCCGATGCTAACCAATCAGTAAAGGCGAAAAAATGGGATCGCAAAAGTTACATGGGTACAGAAATTTACAAAAAAACCCTCGGCGTGGTAGGTTTAGGAAAAATTGGCTCTCATGTTGCCAAAGTTGCTAAAGCTATGGGTATGAAAATTTTAGCCTATGATCCCTTTATCTCCCAAGAAAGAGCGAATCAGTTAGGTTGTACTCTAGTGGATTTAGACATGATTTTCAGCGAATCTGACTATATTACCCTTCACGTTCCCAAAACCAAAGAAACGGCAAATCTCATTAATGAGCAATCCCTCAGCAAAATGAAGCCCACTACCCGCATCATTAACTGTTCCCGTGGTGGTATCATCGACGAAGATGCTTTATATGAAGCCTTAGCTAAAGGGCAAATTGCTGGTGCTGCCTTAGATGTGTTTTCTTCTGAACCTTTGGGAGAGTCAAAATTAAGAGATTTAGGTAGTAATGTGGTTTTAACTCCCCATTTAGGCGCATCCACCGCTGAAGCGCAAGTTAATGTAGCGATCGATGTAGCGGAACAAATTAGAGATGTTCTCTTAGGCTTACCTGCTAGAAGTGCAGTCAACATCCCCGGATTAAGCCCCGATGTGATGGAAAAATTACGCCCTTATATGCGTTTAGCGGAAACTTTAGGCAACTTAGTCGGACAATTAGCCGGCGATCGAGTGGAAAGTTTCAATGTAAAATTAGAAGGGGAATTAGCAGAAAATAGCAGTCAACCCCTTGTCACCGCCGCCATCAAAGGTTTATTATCCAAAGCCTTACGGGAAAGAGTTAACTATGTTAACGCCGCCATCGAAGCCAAAGAAAGAGGTATTCACGTCATCGACTCCAGAGACGCAACCATCAAAGATTATAGCAACTCCATTTACTTGGAAGCCACAGGCACAAAAGGCACTCACTCTGTGCGCGGTGCATTACTTAACGATGGTGAAATTCGCATTACCAACTTGAATGCTTACCCCGTTAACGTACCTCCCAATAATTATATGTTATTCACCTTACATAGAGATATGCCCGGTATCATCGGCAGAATTGGCTCTTTATTAGGTAACTTTAATGTAAATATCGCAAGTATGCAAGTAGGACGTACGATCGTACGAGGAGATGCAGTTATGGTACTAACCATTGATGATCCTTTACCAGAGGGCATTTTAGACGAAATTCTTAAAGTAGAGGGTGTCACCGATGCCTATACTGTAAGTCTTTAA
- a CDS encoding photosystem II reaction center protein K has protein sequence MMQLALLPEAYEIFKPLVDVLPVIPLFFLLLAFVWQAAVGFR, from the coding sequence ATGATGCAACTAGCACTATTACCAGAGGCTTACGAAATTTTTAAACCTTTAGTGGATGTATTACCCGTTATTCCTTTATTTTTCTTACTCTTAGCCTTTGTATGGCAAGCGGCTGTAGGCTTCAGATAA
- a CDS encoding CHAT domain-containing protein, producing the protein MGKKLIVFKIGEGSFENGFFVTIRLSDDDSKELLVETEGRLPPAPNLYQSYTNWQSSYRSLAISLRLGATSAQVTNVAISQCQDYIESLQANLNQWLENAGVQSLLFDLFPHLHQQDLIRFVIQTADVRLWQLPWHLWSVWHRYPQTEIALSKPNCQKPNRSSDFNYPPKVRILAILGDRRGIDIERDRRVLNGLPNAEVVFLDQPNLAELTPLWEQSWQILFFAGHSSSNNNNERGLLQINPYETIDIQRLKNTLAKAIHNGLELAIFNSCEGLGLGFNLADLHLPQTIIMREAVPDEVAQEFLKFFLQAYSGGETLYQAVKDAKAKIQDLYHLEQQAPGSSWLPVICQNLAVDPPLWENLRGKKTKASRKSENNRFSQFFTLKSIVLSSATLIILAGLLITGFTLLQKFSLSSSSSSPDISKPIRNPLKGGLCECPYDIDKAGRLCGGKSSYIRPSGNQPVCYVGDKIN; encoded by the coding sequence ATGGGGAAGAAACTAATCGTTTTTAAGATAGGAGAAGGTAGTTTTGAAAATGGTTTTTTCGTTACCATTCGCCTTAGTGACGATGACTCCAAAGAGTTGTTAGTGGAAACGGAAGGAAGATTACCCCCTGCACCAAATCTTTATCAAAGTTATACAAATTGGCAATCTAGCTATCGCAGTTTAGCTATTTCTCTGCGCTTAGGTGCAACCTCGGCTCAAGTTACTAATGTTGCCATTAGTCAATGTCAAGATTATATTGAAAGTTTACAAGCTAACCTCAATCAGTGGTTAGAAAATGCTGGGGTGCAATCCCTACTATTCGATCTTTTTCCCCATTTACATCAACAAGATTTAATTCGTTTCGTAATTCAAACGGCGGATGTTCGTTTATGGCAACTGCCTTGGCATTTATGGAGTGTTTGGCATCGTTATCCGCAAACAGAGATAGCTTTAAGTAAGCCTAATTGCCAAAAGCCTAATCGATCGAGCGATTTTAATTATCCTCCAAAAGTGCGCATTTTAGCTATTTTGGGCGATCGACGGGGTATCGATATAGAAAGAGACAGACGTGTTTTAAATGGTTTACCTAATGCCGAAGTTGTCTTCTTAGATCAACCCAATTTAGCAGAATTAACCCCATTATGGGAACAATCATGGCAAATTTTATTTTTTGCAGGTCACAGTTCCAGTAATAATAATAATGAACGTGGTTTACTGCAAATTAATCCCTACGAAACCATCGATATTCAAAGGCTAAAAAATACCTTGGCAAAAGCTATCCATAATGGGTTAGAATTAGCTATCTTCAACTCCTGTGAAGGTTTGGGGTTAGGTTTTAATCTCGCAGATTTACACCTACCTCAAACTATTATCATGCGAGAAGCTGTACCCGATGAAGTTGCTCAAGAGTTTTTAAAATTCTTTCTTCAAGCCTACTCTGGAGGAGAAACCTTATATCAAGCCGTCAAGGATGCCAAGGCAAAAATACAAGATTTGTATCACCTTGAACAACAAGCCCCCGGCTCGTCATGGTTGCCCGTTATTTGCCAAAATTTAGCAGTTGATCCTCCTTTATGGGAAAATTTGAGGGGGAAAAAAACTAAAGCTAGTCGTAAGTCTGAAAATAATCGTTTTTCTCAATTTTTTACTTTAAAATCGATCGTGCTTAGTAGTGCTACATTAATTATTTTAGCAGGATTATTAATTACAGGATTCACCCTTTTGCAAAAATTTTCTCTATCTTCTTCCTCCTCTAGCCCTGATATATCAAAGCCAATCCGTAATCCGTTAAAAGGAGGGCTGTGTGAATGTCCTTATGATATAGACAAAGCTGGAAGATTATGCGGTGGGAAATCCTCCTATATTCGCCCTAGTGGAAATCAACCTGTTTGCTATGTAGGTGATAAGATTAATTGA
- a CDS encoding PhoH family protein, giving the protein MLDIYLSDSGFKSVLHSPQIFYSHITKLAQTIECLEGLYLHEYPNIKRLKGRKPTVWRYRIGDYRIIFTVGSTKNPYLIIHRIATRETVYQHLPKYFPPELNTHLEELIIDDDNHENIEEDTQFQDFDRYYKLSHSFIDEQINPEKIIDFIIEGKYRFNPCLNSEQKQLIQEIKTNESPVYQIQGTAGTGKTTLAFFIADKLIAEDIFPIIITPNKSLKKFGYNSLKSLNPEVIILDDEFQENLAHQQYNIALFSRNELIQKLANEIYPVLTASQGCKIMRESLQKRNHQINNFTNINIYGILQSFILGKNLNYPLNCKDGLTVTYQDIINFLQEIWKEKNFSIFNERDAFSYSQKALNNLSQNLQWIQLLTKNKPILLILDEVQDFYWFQLKIFLDLANNYHLPVTIIILGDENQRVIISGFSWANFRTIFADNYPRRQLFNEIQLSQNFRNTKQIASVAKYILEEAFSQQIKSNNRKLPSIGNPDKCYDEGLKPRLIKIDNNWFKNLLNCLGNDKNTEVETGGINEIVFLKRDLFNFTDEDLNEKISYLEKQEKIIIYSISEAKGQEFEAVIILFPFQISKNQLGYDDLFQWYTAITRARYYESIFITEKEWYWLQNNAENSYKLSILFDIQDKITPESFAEELRIYGQSLITIQQRRQKFINNLVNYDIWQWLETGIFPDNLKQKWQQFKLTWWQVIEEVIYRIDELIETEDFFSDFIDLEQIIASFNPENFLEILVFYYGAKYTYFKAGLNMKPIFKIQGEIIKFLQKSEHQFLISVLLSSLDMVKFADLKALILVANNLSWSAVLLFELDRSYNRGYDRDVEIEEIARQLDKKGLTYEATRIRVKFLKQSPPRKIPFADVVTQEGELVSLLCKSFLKKVSH; this is encoded by the coding sequence ATGTTAGATATTTATTTGTCAGATAGTGGATTTAAAAGTGTTTTGCATTCTCCACAAATATTTTATTCCCATATAACTAAATTAGCACAGACGATCGAATGTTTAGAAGGACTTTATTTACACGAATATCCCAATATTAAAAGACTAAAAGGCAGAAAACCCACCGTTTGGCGCTATCGTATCGGTGATTATCGCATTATTTTTACTGTTGGTTCAACGAAAAATCCTTACTTAATTATTCATCGAATCGCTACACGAGAAACCGTCTATCAACATTTACCTAAATACTTTCCCCCCGAATTAAACACCCATTTAGAGGAGTTAATTATTGATGACGATAATCATGAAAATATAGAAGAAGATACTCAATTTCAAGATTTCGATCGATATTATAAACTATCTCATTCCTTCATCGATGAACAAATTAACCCAGAAAAAATCATTGACTTTATTATCGAAGGAAAATATCGTTTTAATCCCTGTCTAAATTCTGAACAAAAACAGCTAATTCAAGAGATAAAAACTAACGAATCTCCAGTATATCAAATTCAAGGTACAGCAGGAACAGGTAAAACAACTCTTGCTTTTTTTATTGCCGATAAACTTATTGCTGAAGATATTTTTCCCATCATAATTACACCAAATAAATCTCTCAAGAAATTTGGTTATAATTCCCTTAAATCCTTAAATCCAGAAGTAATTATTTTAGATGATGAGTTTCAAGAAAATTTAGCCCATCAACAATATAATATTGCCTTATTTAGTCGTAATGAATTAATCCAAAAATTAGCTAATGAAATCTATCCCGTCTTAACCGCTAGTCAAGGTTGTAAAATAATGCGAGAATCGTTACAAAAAAGAAATCATCAGATTAATAACTTCACTAATATTAATATTTATGGTATTTTGCAATCATTTATTTTAGGTAAAAATCTTAATTATCCCCTAAATTGCAAAGATGGATTAACCGTAACTTATCAAGATATTATCAATTTTTTACAAGAAATATGGAAAGAAAAAAACTTTAGTATTTTTAATGAAAGGGATGCTTTTAGTTATAGCCAAAAAGCGTTAAATAATTTATCTCAAAATCTGCAATGGATTCAATTATTAACCAAAAATAAACCTATTTTATTAATTTTGGATGAGGTACAAGATTTTTATTGGTTTCAACTTAAAATTTTCCTAGATTTAGCTAATAACTACCATTTACCTGTAACAATTATTATTTTAGGAGATGAAAATCAACGAGTAATTATTTCAGGATTTTCTTGGGCAAATTTTAGAACTATTTTTGCAGATAACTACCCTCGTCGTCAATTATTTAATGAAATTCAATTAAGCCAAAATTTTCGCAATACAAAACAAATAGCCTCCGTCGCAAAATATATTTTAGAGGAGGCTTTTTCACAACAGATTAAAAGCAATAATAGAAAATTACCTTCCATTGGCAACCCTGATAAATGTTATGATGAAGGATTAAAACCACGATTAATAAAAATAGATAATAATTGGTTTAAAAATTTATTAAATTGTTTAGGAAATGATAAAAATACAGAAGTAGAAACTGGAGGAATTAATGAAATTGTTTTCTTAAAAAGAGATTTATTTAACTTTACTGATGAAGATTTAAACGAAAAAATTAGTTACTTAGAAAAGCAAGAAAAAATCATTATTTATTCAATTTCAGAAGCAAAAGGACAAGAGTTTGAAGCGGTAATAATTTTATTTCCTTTCCAAATAAGTAAAAATCAGTTAGGTTATGATGACTTATTTCAATGGTACACTGCCATCACTCGCGCCCGTTATTATGAATCAATTTTTATTACCGAAAAAGAATGGTATTGGTTACAAAATAACGCAGAAAATTCTTATAAGTTATCCATTTTATTTGATATTCAAGACAAGATAACTCCTGAAAGTTTTGCGGAAGAATTGAGAATTTATGGGCAAAGTTTAATTACCATTCAACAACGGCGACAAAAATTTATTAATAATCTTGTCAATTATGATATATGGCAATGGTTAGAAACTGGTATTTTTCCTGATAATTTAAAGCAGAAATGGCAACAATTTAAGTTAACTTGGTGGCAAGTAATCGAAGAAGTTATCTATCGAATTGATGAGTTAATAGAAACTGAAGATTTTTTTTCAGATTTTATCGATTTAGAGCAAATTATAGCTTCTTTTAATCCAGAGAATTTTTTAGAGATACTGGTTTTCTATTACGGTGCAAAATATACTTATTTTAAAGCTGGTTTGAATATGAAACCCATTTTTAAAATACAAGGGGAGATAATCAAATTTTTACAGAAAAGTGAACATCAATTTTTAATTTCTGTATTATTATCTTCTTTAGATATGGTTAAATTTGCTGATTTAAAAGCCTTAATTTTGGTGGCAAATAATTTATCATGGTCAGCAGTCTTGTTATTTGAGCTCGATCGATCTTATAATCGAGGGTACGATCGAGATGTAGAAATAGAAGAAATAGCACGACAATTAGACAAAAAAGGTTTAACCTATGAAGCTACGAGAATTAGGGTAAAATTTTTGAAACAATCACCCCCTCGAAAAATTCCTTTCGCCGATGTTGTAACTCAAGAAGGAGAATTAGTCAGTCTTTTATGTAAATCTTTTCTTAAAAAAGTATCTCATTAG
- a CDS encoding FtsW/RodA/SpoVE family cell cycle protein: MEITRYLIPFYQPDIDQWSLEARLLRWLTFLWLLIGLIALFSASYAVGLDESNDGWYYFKRQAFWMIMGLISLKIIIQLPLKLILQYAPWFYLAILTLIIGTVIGLGQNINGAERWIAIGPIQIQPSELLKPFLVLQGAVIFAGWQRLPWKVKGTWLGIFAFTLVCILKQPNLSTTALCGMTLWFMALAAGLPYIQLLATAMMGMVAASVSVAINPYQLKRIVSFTDPWKDARGDGYQLIQSLLAIGSGGEFGVGFGMSQQKLFYLPFQYTDFIFAVFAEEFGFMGSVILILMVMTYATIALSVILKCQHPIKRLIAVGVMMILVGQSLLNIGVNIGALPTTGLPFPLLSYGGSSVMSSLILAGLLIRVAIETQEQIMEN, from the coding sequence ATGGAAATTACCCGTTATCTTATCCCATTTTATCAACCAGATATAGATCAATGGTCATTAGAAGCAAGATTGTTGCGGTGGCTAACTTTTTTATGGTTATTAATCGGTTTAATTGCCTTATTTTCTGCCTCCTATGCCGTGGGTTTAGATGAGTCTAACGATGGTTGGTATTATTTTAAACGTCAAGCATTTTGGATGATAATGGGCTTAATTTCCTTGAAAATAATCATTCAATTACCCCTGAAATTAATCTTACAATATGCCCCTTGGTTTTATCTGGCAATTTTAACTTTAATTATTGGCACAGTGATCGGTTTAGGGCAAAATATTAATGGTGCAGAAAGATGGATTGCTATAGGACCAATTCAAATTCAACCGTCAGAATTACTTAAACCGTTTCTTGTCTTACAAGGGGCGGTGATTTTTGCAGGTTGGCAAAGATTACCTTGGAAAGTTAAAGGTACATGGTTAGGGATTTTTGCTTTTACCCTAGTTTGTATTTTAAAACAACCTAATTTGAGTACGACTGCTTTATGTGGGATGACTTTATGGTTTATGGCTTTAGCGGCGGGGTTGCCTTATATACAGCTGTTGGCAACGGCGATGATGGGTATGGTGGCGGCTTCCGTGAGTGTGGCGATTAATCCGTATCAGCTAAAACGTATTGTATCATTTACTGACCCTTGGAAAGATGCACGAGGTGACGGTTATCAGTTAATACAAAGTTTACTCGCTATTGGTTCGGGAGGGGAGTTTGGGGTTGGTTTTGGGATGTCTCAACAGAAGCTGTTTTATCTACCTTTTCAATATACTGATTTTATTTTTGCGGTGTTTGCGGAGGAGTTTGGTTTTATGGGTAGTGTGATTCTAATTTTAATGGTGATGACCTATGCTACGATCGCACTCTCAGTAATTTTAAAATGTCAACATCCCATTAAAAGATTAATTGCGGTGGGAGTGATGATGATTTTAGTAGGGCAATCTTTACTCAATATTGGTGTTAATATTGGCGCTTTACCTACCACTGGTTTACCTTTTCCTTTGTTGAGTTATGGCGGTAGTTCGGTGATGAGTAGTTTAATTTTAGCAGGTTTATTGATTAGAGTTGCGATCGAAACCCAAGAACAAATAATGGAGAATTGA
- a CDS encoding cupin domain-containing protein, producing the protein MKIQKFLIYVCCVVIAIGFFSFGLKAQSLDKSAPSIIKNGEQVEAFLPDSVKESELFTKTNISILKQPIVISADMDSSKPMRFACEPRDVEVYNYDAGVVAYCRKKNFPIAQNDSARVEIKAGASRTPHWHDTWEEQVLLSGKAKTVVIDTKGKVYEEILEPGNIFFVPQGWTHWSEAVGDETANFLLIFPAGFQTFELSDAIVNLNPRLMESIIGLKLSDFKQNKDAIVRLK; encoded by the coding sequence ATGAAAATCCAAAAATTTTTGATCTATGTTTGCTGTGTTGTCATAGCGATAGGGTTTTTTTCCTTCGGATTAAAAGCACAATCCCTTGATAAATCAGCACCATCAATCATTAAAAATGGGGAGCAAGTTGAGGCTTTTCTTCCTGATTCCGTCAAAGAATCCGAACTTTTTACGAAAACGAATATTTCCATTTTGAAACAACCTATAGTAATCAGTGCCGACATGGATTCGAGTAAACCCATGAGATTCGCTTGTGAACCTAGAGATGTGGAAGTGTATAATTATGATGCTGGAGTGGTTGCATATTGTCGTAAGAAAAATTTTCCCATTGCCCAAAATGATTCTGCACGGGTGGAAATCAAAGCTGGTGCTTCTCGTACTCCTCATTGGCACGATACTTGGGAAGAACAAGTTTTGTTGTCGGGTAAAGCAAAAACCGTTGTTATTGATACGAAAGGCAAGGTTTATGAAGAAATTTTAGAACCGGGCAATATCTTCTTTGTACCACAAGGGTGGACACATTGGTCCGAAGCGGTAGGGGATGAAACTGCTAATTTTCTGTTAATTTTCCCTGCGGGATTTCAAACTTTTGAGTTAAGTGATGCCATCGTCAATTTAAACCCCAGATTGATGGAATCAATTATTGGGCTGAAATTATCTGATTTCAAACAAAATAAAGATGCGATCGTCAGATTGAAATAA
- a CDS encoding type II toxin-antitoxin system HicB family antitoxin, with product MKYKGYEAVIEYDEFERIFVGRVINIKDIIMFDGISVDELQQSFHNVIDEYLEDCQKLNKIPNQPSKN from the coding sequence ATGAAATATAAAGGATATGAAGCCGTTATTGAATACGATGAGTTCGAGCGTATTTTTGTCGGACGAGTTATCAATATCAAGGATATTATCATGTTTGATGGAATTTCTGTCGATGAATTACAACAATCTTTCCATAACGTTATTGATGAATATTTAGAAGATTGCCAAAAATTAAATAAAATACCTAATCAACCATCAAAAAATTAG
- a CDS encoding DUF309 domain-containing protein translates to MNEFLKKGIEEFNRQEFYACHDTLEEIWMDSIEPDKKFYQGILQISVGCYHLSNGNWKGAVILLGEGLRKLGEYEPDYDNVDVTKLTENSYELLTTLQHINPDDVKEFYTKLINHQLENNLTLPHIQTLMRD, encoded by the coding sequence ATGAATGAATTTTTAAAGAAAGGGATAGAGGAATTTAATCGACAGGAATTTTACGCTTGTCATGACACTTTAGAAGAAATCTGGATGGATTCGATCGAACCTGATAAGAAATTTTATCAAGGAATTTTACAAATATCTGTCGGTTGTTATCATTTGAGTAACGGAAATTGGAAAGGCGCTGTTATTTTATTAGGGGAAGGCTTAAGAAAATTAGGGGAATATGAACCAGATTACGATAATGTTGATGTAACTAAGTTAACGGAAAATAGCTATGAATTGTTAACTACCTTACAGCATATTAATCCCGACGATGTAAAAGAATTTTATACAAAATTAATTAATCATCAACTAGAAAATAACCTGACTTTACCTCACATCCAAACTTTAATGAGGGATTAA